Proteins encoded by one window of Lactobacillus sp. ESL0684:
- a CDS encoding two-component system regulatory protein YycI, whose protein sequence is MDHKRIEWLFFIIFLLIDLYLGIEIWRSPISLSSSSGTTTTSIRNEMRADGIDIPRHISHKQRSGYYLAAKNKDYLGNKTNDLTQMTTHFSKNDNTLTVTPKNPIMLSGNQKQILQQLNNFKNDSQNVPFGAKFNYDAGMSNKSTYCYVQSSPYGQIYDSSAQLTINVHKNQITNYMITYLGPIHAVREPQLIISAWHAVKAMYTDREIANNSRVMQVKLGYSKLTEVRGSTILLPTWIIWIESKATKNVTIKRVNAFTAQLLQVGSSY, encoded by the coding sequence ATGGACCATAAACGAATAGAATGGCTATTTTTTATTATTTTCTTGTTAATTGACTTATACCTAGGAATAGAAATTTGGCGTTCTCCAATCAGTTTGAGCAGTAGTTCAGGGACGACAACTACTAGTATTCGTAATGAGATGAGGGCAGACGGGATTGATATTCCTCGCCACATATCGCATAAACAGCGTTCGGGTTATTATTTGGCGGCTAAGAACAAAGATTATTTAGGTAATAAAACAAACGATTTAACTCAGATGACTACTCATTTTTCCAAAAATGACAATACTCTAACTGTGACACCTAAGAATCCAATTATGTTAAGTGGCAATCAAAAACAAATATTGCAGCAGCTAAATAATTTTAAAAATGACTCACAGAATGTTCCGTTTGGCGCTAAATTTAATTATGATGCCGGCATGTCCAATAAAAGTACTTATTGTTATGTTCAAAGTTCACCTTATGGGCAAATCTATGATAGTAGTGCGCAACTAACGATTAATGTTCATAAAAATCAGATCACTAATTATATGATTACGTATCTCGGGCCAATTCACGCGGTACGTGAACCACAATTAATTATCAGTGCGTGGCATGCGGTTAAAGCAATGTATACTGATCGTGAAATTGCCAATAATTCACGAGTAATGCAAGTTAAACTAGGATATTCTAAGTTAACGGAAGTGCGTGGCAGTACAATTTTATTGCCGACATGGATTATTTGGATTGAAAGTAAGGCCACTAAGAATGTTACGATAAAGCGAGTGAATGCTTTTACTGCTCAGTTATTGCAAGTTGGTAGCTCATATTAA
- a CDS encoding MBL fold metallo-hydrolase, with product MQVSILASGSTGNTSLIETRQHKILMDAGLSGKKTQQLLAQVGVDIADIDLVFLSHDHSDHSKGLGVLMRRYPQIAAYTNEATWNYLSQTNKIGKLPMPQINVIEPGQTLTLGDLDVTAFATSHDAAAPQYYVFASQGKRMAFLTDTGYVSQKVEEVITDADAYLMEFNYDDMMLRNGPYSWELKQRILSDVGHLSNEEAGEALRDVVSNKTKQIFLAHLSQHNNTAQLAKDSAEKILLSGDTNLPSDVKINLTDPQQPTNLVEI from the coding sequence TTGCAAGTTTCTATTTTAGCTAGTGGTTCAACTGGAAATACCAGTTTAATCGAAACGAGGCAGCACAAGATTTTGATGGATGCTGGACTGTCTGGTAAAAAGACGCAGCAGTTATTGGCGCAAGTTGGAGTTGATATTGCGGATATTGACCTAGTTTTTTTAAGCCATGATCATTCTGATCACAGTAAAGGATTAGGGGTATTAATGCGGCGGTATCCGCAAATTGCGGCATATACTAATGAAGCGACTTGGAACTATCTATCGCAAACCAATAAGATTGGTAAGTTGCCAATGCCACAAATTAATGTCATTGAACCTGGACAGACATTAACTTTAGGTGATCTTGACGTTACAGCGTTTGCTACTAGTCATGATGCGGCTGCGCCGCAATATTATGTGTTTGCTAGTCAGGGCAAGCGAATGGCTTTTTTGACAGATACCGGTTATGTTTCGCAAAAAGTTGAAGAGGTAATCACAGATGCTGATGCCTACTTAATGGAATTTAACTATGATGACATGATGCTGCGTAATGGGCCATATTCGTGGGAATTGAAGCAGCGGATTCTTTCAGATGTTGGTCATTTGTCCAATGAAGAAGCTGGAGAGGCTTTACGAGATGTTGTAAGCAATAAAACTAAGCAAATTTTTTTGGCTCATTTAAGTCAACATAATAATACTGCGCAGTTAGCTAAAGACAGTGCTGAAAAAATCTTGCTGTCCGGGGATACGAATTTACCCAGTGATGTTAAAATTAACTTGACTGATCCACAACAACCTACTAATTTAGTTGAAATTTAG
- a CDS encoding trypsin-like peptidase domain-containing protein, translating into MKNGLVKTAVVGVVAGIIGGGVSYVAIDQINNANLNNNSAQTSVTSNSAKLSKKSAKTSGAMTPAYNNVKGAVVSVINMKRQANNKSNSLFDLFGDDDDNNSNSQGKGKLQTYSEGSGVIYMKSGKKGYIVTNNHVVSGSDKVQVMLTNGKTVNARIVGTDETTDLAVLAIDASYVSQTAEFGDSKSLAPGQNVIAVGSPLGSEYASTVTQGIISAPARNITTSSANEQTVIQTDAAINPGNSGGALVNSAGQVIGINSMKLAQSSDGTSVEGMGFAIPSNEVVTIVNQLVKKGKITRPQLGVKVIALEGIPDSYKKRLNIKSDLKKGIYVSSVTKRGSAAEAGIKSGDVITKVDNKSVSDVASLHSILYSHKVGDTVNLSVNRDGKMLNLKVKLQAN; encoded by the coding sequence ATGAAAAATGGTCTTGTTAAAACAGCGGTAGTTGGCGTTGTTGCAGGGATCATTGGCGGCGGGGTTTCTTATGTTGCCATTGATCAAATTAATAATGCTAACTTAAATAATAACAGTGCCCAGACTAGTGTTACTTCTAATAGTGCTAAGCTCTCTAAAAAGAGTGCTAAAACTAGTGGTGCAATGACCCCAGCTTATAACAACGTTAAGGGTGCAGTTGTGTCTGTTATTAATATGAAGCGACAGGCAAATAATAAGAGTAATTCTTTGTTTGATCTATTTGGTGATGATGACGACAATAATAGTAACAGTCAGGGCAAAGGTAAGTTACAGACTTATAGTGAAGGTTCCGGCGTTATTTATATGAAGTCGGGCAAAAAAGGTTATATTGTAACTAATAATCACGTTGTCTCTGGTAGTGATAAGGTGCAAGTGATGCTGACCAATGGTAAGACTGTCAATGCCCGAATCGTTGGTACTGATGAAACAACCGACCTTGCTGTGCTAGCCATTGATGCTAGTTATGTAAGTCAAACAGCTGAATTTGGCGATTCTAAGAGCCTAGCTCCTGGACAAAATGTGATTGCGGTTGGTTCACCTTTAGGTAGTGAATACGCGTCTACGGTCACTCAAGGGATTATTTCAGCACCAGCACGTAACATTACTACGTCATCTGCTAATGAGCAGACGGTTATTCAAACTGATGCGGCAATTAATCCAGGGAATTCCGGTGGTGCTCTAGTCAACTCGGCTGGCCAAGTAATTGGAATTAACTCAATGAAGTTAGCCCAATCTAGTGATGGTACTTCAGTTGAAGGAATGGGCTTTGCGATTCCATCTAACGAAGTGGTTACGATTGTTAACCAGCTAGTTAAGAAGGGTAAAATTACGCGGCCACAATTAGGTGTTAAGGTAATTGCCCTAGAAGGAATTCCTGATAGCTACAAGAAGAGGCTCAATATAAAATCTGATTTGAAGAAGGGGATTTATGTTTCTTCAGTAACTAAGAGAGGTTCTGCTGCGGAAGCTGGGATTAAATCGGGTGATGTTATTACCAAGGTTGACAATAAATCTGTTTCAGATGTCGCTTCGTTACACAGCATCTTGTATAGTCATAAAGTCGGTGATACCGTCAATTTATCTGTTAATCGGGATGGAAAAATGCTGAATTTAAAGGTTAAGTTGCAGGCTAATTAA
- the rlmH gene encoding 23S rRNA (pseudouridine(1915)-N(3))-methyltransferase RlmH, translated as MKIKIVCVGKLKEKYFQAAIAEYCKRLSRFAKVELIQVADEKAPEKYSLAQQEQVKAIEGNRILSKIQPKDYVYVTAIKGKERSSEEFAHELQDLATYGHSTLTFVIGGSLGTSQAVNQRADSLLSFGKLTMPHQLMRVVLIEQIYRGFMINSGSPYHK; from the coding sequence ATGAAGATTAAGATTGTATGTGTAGGTAAATTAAAAGAGAAGTATTTTCAGGCTGCCATTGCGGAATATTGCAAGCGTTTAAGTCGTTTTGCAAAAGTAGAACTAATACAAGTTGCAGATGAAAAGGCACCAGAAAAATACAGTTTAGCTCAGCAAGAACAGGTTAAAGCAATTGAGGGTAACCGAATTTTGAGTAAGATCCAGCCAAAAGACTATGTTTATGTAACTGCAATTAAGGGAAAAGAACGTAGTAGTGAGGAGTTTGCCCATGAATTGCAAGATTTGGCTACTTATGGACATTCAACGCTAACTTTTGTGATAGGTGGTAGTCTGGGGACTAGTCAGGCAGTGAATCAGCGTGCCGATAGTTTGCTCAGCTTTGGTAAGTTGACTATGCCGCACCAATTAATGAGGGTGGTCCTAATTGAACAGATTTATCGTGGTTTTATGATTAATAGTGGCAGTCCATATCATAAGTAA
- a CDS encoding energy-coupling factor transporter transmembrane component T yields MNPSFKFILALIISIEISIKVSLTTNLLIILFCIGYLLVHHTTIKKLLTLLLAPLIAAITVFATLYWFTTQPNLNNALSLSSRIYVYTLSIACVSCNTSAESLARSFEQNFKLPSKFAYGVLAALNIIPLMKHAVKQIRTAGMMRGVYLSFWSPVLYFKAILVALNSADNLAQGMESHGYREGGQRSIIAPITVKRSDWLWSILLLCLTNLFLFTLK; encoded by the coding sequence ATGAATCCTAGTTTCAAATTTATTTTAGCGTTAATTATTTCTATCGAAATCTCCATCAAGGTCAGTCTAACCACTAACTTACTAATTATTTTATTTTGTATTGGTTACTTGTTAGTTCACCACACTACGATAAAAAAACTGCTAACTTTGCTACTTGCACCATTAATTGCTGCTATCACCGTTTTTGCTACTTTATACTGGTTTACCACCCAGCCAAATCTTAATAATGCTTTGAGCCTATCAAGTCGAATTTATGTTTATACGCTCTCGATTGCCTGTGTTAGCTGCAATACTAGTGCTGAATCATTGGCACGTTCATTTGAACAAAATTTTAAGCTGCCAAGCAAATTTGCTTATGGTGTGCTAGCTGCTCTTAATATTATCCCTTTAATGAAGCATGCGGTTAAACAAATCCGAACTGCTGGTATGATGCGCGGTGTTTATCTGAGTTTTTGGTCACCAGTACTTTATTTTAAAGCCATTCTGGTTGCCCTTAATTCAGCCGATAATTTGGCCCAAGGAATGGAATCACATGGATACCGCGAAGGCGGTCAGCGTTCTATAATTGCGCCAATCACAGTTAAACGCAGTGATTGGTTATGGAGTATACTTTTACTCTGTTTAACGAACCTCTTCCTCTTTACATTGAAATAA
- a CDS encoding ABC transporter ATP-binding protein, with amino-acid sequence MSITTNNLCFSYNQNTKILNQINLTIPTAKFSLLIGPTGCGKSTILKILAGLYPKYAGQTTGNVDLDGLQAGMMFQHAGEQFTMATPREEIIFALENLQVSPEQYSQRLAHGVEFTQIKQLLDQKINTMSGGEQQRVALAVLVAMDLDLFLLDEPFASCDPEARRFLIDKLGQLQTQGKTIIVSDHLLNDYAGICDYLFQFKNGTITKLSDHEKDQLLTQGQTAASYCFAVPNNKAACFTLTNVQIAHKRLLLQQPELKIAAGKTTLITGANGTGKTSLFNALTKMIPYIGSIAYYDQEISKLSARKYLLNVAQVFQNATDQFLSVTVADEIALSKKQGLNPFFTSEKINQTLNYLDLDQHLDQVVYTLSGGQQKKLQIFLMLLTNQDVLLFDEPLSGLDEASSKKVVQLMQESQQARHQTFLIISHDLHNLAPWCDYHLVLQHQHLSYSTK; translated from the coding sequence ATGTCAATCACAACTAACAATCTCTGTTTTTCATATAATCAAAATACCAAAATTCTTAATCAAATTAATTTAACAATCCCAACAGCTAAATTTTCGCTTTTAATTGGACCAACTGGCTGTGGTAAATCAACTATTTTAAAAATTCTTGCTGGTTTGTATCCTAAATACGCTGGTCAAACTACTGGAAACGTTGATCTTGATGGATTACAAGCCGGCATGATGTTTCAACACGCTGGTGAACAGTTTACTATGGCCACACCTCGTGAAGAAATCATCTTTGCACTTGAAAATTTACAAGTCTCTCCTGAACAATATTCCCAGCGATTGGCTCACGGTGTAGAATTTACCCAAATTAAGCAGCTACTTGATCAAAAGATTAATACTATGTCAGGCGGTGAACAACAACGGGTTGCCCTCGCTGTTTTGGTCGCAATGGACCTTGACCTTTTTCTATTAGACGAGCCTTTTGCCAGTTGTGATCCTGAAGCACGCAGATTTCTAATTGACAAGCTCGGACAATTACAAACTCAGGGTAAAACTATTATTGTTAGTGACCACCTATTAAACGATTATGCCGGCATTTGCGATTATCTCTTTCAATTCAAAAATGGTACAATCACTAAACTATCTGATCATGAAAAAGACCAGCTGTTGACACAGGGGCAGACTGCTGCCTCCTACTGCTTCGCTGTCCCAAATAACAAGGCTGCTTGTTTCACCTTAACTAATGTCCAAATTGCTCACAAGCGACTGCTATTACAACAACCTGAGCTTAAAATTGCTGCTGGAAAAACAACTCTCATTACTGGGGCTAACGGTACTGGTAAAACTTCATTATTTAATGCACTCACCAAGATGATCCCTTACATTGGCAGTATTGCATATTATGATCAGGAGATTAGCAAGTTAAGCGCTCGAAAATACTTGCTTAACGTGGCACAAGTTTTTCAAAATGCCACGGATCAATTCTTAAGTGTCACAGTTGCCGACGAAATTGCTTTGAGTAAAAAACAAGGATTAAATCCATTCTTTACCTCTGAAAAAATCAATCAAACATTGAACTATCTTGATTTAGACCAGCACCTAGATCAAGTTGTTTACACACTTTCGGGAGGTCAACAAAAGAAACTACAAATCTTTTTAATGCTACTAACTAATCAAGACGTATTGCTATTTGACGAACCATTAAGTGGATTAGATGAAGCCTCCAGTAAAAAAGTTGTCCAGCTCATGCAAGAAAGTCAGCAAGCTCGCCACCAAACCTTTTTAATTATCAGTCATGATTTACATAACTTAGCCCCTTGGTGCGACTATCATCTAGTCTTGCAACATCAGCATTTGAGCTATTCTACTAAGTGA
- a CDS encoding helix-turn-helix transcriptional regulator, with product MAVVKLEQYLLSILHATTADTNELRLNSGNKNFDLFTILLENHNTGVHRYQASSYQLLYVAAGEIKIKVDNYEYRLKPGNMLFLLNKCEYEIQQQTNSGVLVKLEFSLQKLGQYFPGNTGSRTASEREIIKQLEQKLEQQRFLYLKNTELSEPVQLINKIIDEYLQANLFAKEIIAAELKLLLITTIRKQDLNAAPATTMEFAGTELDRYIDANFADITLAEAAKHFGLNPNYFSSLVKQKTGKSFVEHVDERRMQEARNLLARPDISVKEIITLVGYQGKSFFYKKFNEYYHQTPVQMRSELFRQANINLK from the coding sequence ATGGCAGTAGTTAAACTGGAACAATATTTACTCAGTATTTTGCATGCAACTACAGCAGATACCAATGAGTTACGGTTAAATTCAGGAAATAAAAATTTTGACCTATTTACAATTTTGCTTGAAAATCATAATACTGGTGTCCATCGTTATCAAGCAAGCAGCTATCAACTGCTTTATGTGGCAGCAGGTGAAATAAAAATTAAGGTCGATAACTATGAATATCGGCTCAAGCCGGGAAATATGCTTTTTTTGTTGAATAAGTGTGAATATGAGATACAACAGCAAACAAATAGTGGGGTATTGGTTAAACTAGAATTTAGTTTACAAAAGCTAGGGCAGTATTTCCCAGGAAATACTGGTTCGCGTACTGCGTCAGAGCGGGAAATTATCAAGCAGTTGGAACAGAAATTGGAACAACAGCGATTTTTATATCTTAAAAATACTGAATTATCAGAACCAGTTCAATTAATAAATAAAATAATTGATGAATATCTACAAGCAAATTTATTTGCTAAAGAAATTATTGCGGCCGAATTAAAATTGTTGTTGATTACTACTATCAGAAAGCAAGACTTGAACGCTGCACCAGCAACAACTATGGAATTTGCCGGAACAGAACTTGATCGCTATATTGATGCCAATTTTGCTGATATTACTTTAGCAGAAGCAGCCAAACATTTTGGCTTAAATCCTAATTATTTTTCAAGCCTAGTTAAACAAAAAACGGGGAAGAGTTTTGTCGAACATGTTGATGAGCGAAGGATGCAAGAAGCCCGTAATTTGCTAGCCCGACCAGATATCTCGGTTAAGGAAATTATCACTTTAGTGGGATATCAAGGAAAATCCTTTTTTTATAAGAAGTTTAATGAATATTATCATCAAACACCGGTTCAGATGAGGTCGGAGTTATTTAGACAAGCTAATATTAATTTAAAATAG
- the htpX gene encoding zinc metalloprotease HtpX: MLFQQIASNKRKTGLIMVLFIIILALVGSGLGYLFGGTPWSGLILALIVSAIYLLIVMHDPANMVMNLNHAQEVHESDNPELWHIVQDMALVGRVPMPRVFIINDPSPNAFATGRDPEHSAIAVTQGLLTMMNREELEGVLGHEVSHIRNYDIRLSTVATVLVGVISYISGIASRYIWWFDDDRDNDDHDDNKAVLIFKIIAILFVLILGPLCASLAQMALSRNREYLADASSVELTRNPQGLISALTKIEHSEPMQQADPSSRGLYIENPLHKKNLFDSHPATADRIKRLEKM, from the coding sequence ATGCTATTTCAACAAATCGCCAGTAATAAGCGTAAAACAGGCTTGATTATGGTGTTATTCATAATTATTCTTGCTTTAGTTGGTTCAGGATTAGGCTATCTTTTTGGTGGGACACCTTGGAGCGGTTTAATCCTTGCCCTAATTGTTAGTGCAATCTATCTATTGATAGTTATGCATGATCCTGCAAATATGGTAATGAACCTTAATCATGCCCAAGAAGTTCACGAATCAGACAATCCAGAATTATGGCATATTGTACAAGATATGGCCTTAGTGGGTCGCGTGCCAATGCCGCGAGTTTTTATTATTAATGATCCTAGCCCTAATGCTTTTGCGACTGGTCGTGATCCCGAGCACAGCGCTATTGCAGTCACTCAAGGTTTATTAACCATGATGAATCGTGAAGAGCTCGAGGGAGTTCTAGGTCATGAAGTTTCACACATTCGAAACTATGATATTCGCCTTTCAACCGTAGCTACTGTTTTAGTGGGCGTTATTTCCTATATTTCAGGTATTGCTAGTCGTTACATCTGGTGGTTTGATGATGATCGCGACAATGACGATCATGATGACAACAAGGCGGTTTTAATATTTAAAATTATTGCAATTTTATTTGTGTTAATTCTCGGTCCATTGTGTGCCAGTCTGGCCCAAATGGCGTTATCACGTAATCGCGAATATTTAGCCGATGCTTCATCAGTTGAACTAACCCGAAATCCACAGGGACTAATTTCTGCTTTAACTAAGATTGAACACAGTGAGCCAATGCAACAGGCTGATCCAAGCAGTCGTGGATTATATATTGAGAATCCATTACATAAGAAAAACTTATTTGACAGCCATCCAGCAACTGCAGACCGAATTAAGCGACTAGAAAAAATGTAA
- a CDS encoding LemA family protein — MSPLMWIILIIIILLVAIYITSYNSLQKSKVYTDESWSQIDVQLKRRNDLIPNLVETTKGYAKHEKSTLAEVVQLRNQLTAIPSDDRAQALKVSNQISDALKSVFALQENYPDLKANQNFMKLQEELTNTENKIAYSRQLYNSSAALYDQKLLTFPSNMVARIHGFQKVDYLQTSEAEKEAPKVKF, encoded by the coding sequence ATGTCACCATTAATGTGGATAATTCTAATTATCATTATTCTGTTAGTTGCTATCTATATTACCAGCTATAATTCACTACAAAAATCTAAGGTATATACTGATGAATCTTGGAGTCAAATTGACGTGCAGCTAAAGCGGCGTAATGATTTAATTCCCAATCTTGTAGAAACCACTAAAGGCTATGCTAAACATGAAAAAAGTACTTTAGCCGAAGTGGTGCAATTACGGAATCAATTGACTGCGATTCCTAGTGATGACCGGGCGCAAGCGTTAAAGGTATCAAACCAGATTTCAGATGCGCTGAAATCAGTTTTTGCTTTACAGGAAAATTATCCTGATTTAAAAGCCAACCAAAACTTCATGAAACTACAAGAAGAATTGACCAATACCGAAAATAAAATTGCTTATTCTCGGCAACTTTATAATTCTTCAGCTGCCCTTTATGATCAAAAGCTATTAACTTTTCCATCTAATATGGTTGCGCGAATTCATGGCTTCCAAAAAGTCGATTATTTGCAAACAAGTGAAGCTGAAAAAGAAGCACCTAAAGTTAAGTTTTAA
- a CDS encoding SLC13 family permease, with translation MTVLKKIANDRILQITAVVTIISLFFARPRLEDINLHTIFSVAAMLVIIQIYAYLHVLDVLAYKLTSIADNTRKLNILFTLLAIIAGMFLGNDITALTLIPLYLNIAKKYNLPQILPVTLIGMGANIGAAFTPWGNPHNIFLVSKYSVSALKFFSWSLPYLIASLIIAFIIFHFIPRKQIPIQKTTPVKISVRPTIITTMVFAFFFLGVFKVVNVAWPMIAAIILALLINPKILLRVDYALLLTFTCFFIFISDIQQIPVIVTLIHTMINSEGSTYLTSIVSSQIISNVPATILVGKFTPYAEALFLGSNIGGFGSPIGSMANMLVLKTFTENGTVSKGEFFKKWLLMQIAGLVILTIIGGILLLI, from the coding sequence ATGACCGTCTTGAAAAAAATCGCTAACGACAGAATCTTACAAATTACTGCTGTAGTAACTATAATCAGCCTTTTTTTTGCTAGACCGCGGCTCGAGGACATTAACTTACACACGATATTTTCGGTAGCCGCGATGCTAGTCATTATTCAAATATATGCCTACTTGCATGTTTTGGACGTGCTGGCGTATAAATTAACGAGTATTGCAGATAACACACGTAAACTAAATATTCTATTTACGCTATTAGCTATTATTGCTGGGATGTTTTTAGGTAACGACATAACAGCGCTTACACTAATTCCATTATATCTCAATATTGCCAAAAAGTATAATTTACCGCAAATATTGCCTGTTACCTTAATTGGTATGGGAGCAAACATTGGAGCGGCATTTACGCCTTGGGGTAATCCACATAACATCTTTTTAGTCAGTAAATATTCAGTCAGTGCCCTAAAATTCTTTTCTTGGTCGCTGCCTTATCTGATTGCTTCGTTAATTATTGCCTTTATTATTTTTCACTTTATTCCTCGTAAACAGATTCCAATTCAAAAAACTACACCAGTTAAAATAAGTGTTCGGCCAACAATCATCACTACAATGGTTTTTGCCTTTTTCTTTTTGGGCGTTTTTAAGGTGGTTAATGTAGCTTGGCCAATGATAGCTGCCATCATTTTGGCACTATTAATCAATCCTAAGATACTACTTAGAGTTGATTATGCTTTATTGCTAACTTTTACCTGTTTCTTTATTTTTATTAGTGATATCCAACAGATTCCGGTCATTGTGACCTTAATTCACACCATGATTAATTCAGAGGGGTCAACTTATCTTACCTCGATTGTTTCTAGCCAGATTATTAGTAATGTGCCAGCTACGATTTTAGTTGGGAAGTTCACGCCGTACGCTGAAGCCCTATTTTTGGGATCAAATATTGGTGGCTTTGGCTCGCCAATTGGTTCAATGGCGAACATGTTAGTTCTAAAAACCTTTACTGAAAATGGGACAGTTTCAAAAGGTGAATTCTTTAAGAAATGGCTATTGATGCAAATCGCTGGTTTAGTTATCTTAACAATTATCGGAGGAATTTTATTACTCATTTAA
- a CDS encoding iron-sulfur cluster biosynthesis family protein: MDNVQMNLKPAAEKKLNRRVQAGQVVLLTLNDGSNEYSKVGGTCSIGANFQFVILAAKDPAFTIKVTNNAGLDLYTSPAEMQFLGNDLVVDEKDATLNLADDSGVIDGAVSINEYEPSAVTAKDMQEGKTC, encoded by the coding sequence ATGGATAATGTTCAAATGAATTTAAAGCCAGCTGCCGAAAAGAAGCTTAACAGACGTGTTCAAGCTGGTCAGGTGGTTTTACTAACGTTAAATGACGGTTCTAATGAATATTCTAAAGTTGGTGGTACCTGCTCAATTGGAGCTAATTTTCAATTTGTTATTTTAGCTGCCAAAGATCCAGCTTTCACAATAAAGGTAACCAATAATGCTGGTCTTGACCTATATACTAGTCCGGCTGAGATGCAATTTTTAGGCAACGATTTAGTTGTTGATGAAAAAGATGCTACGTTGAATTTAGCTGATGACAGTGGCGTAATTGACGGTGCAGTTTCGATTAATGAATATGAACCATCGGCAGTAACTGCTAAAGATATGCAAGAGGGTAAGACTTGCTAG
- a CDS encoding HNH endonuclease signature motif containing protein: MKFQCSACGLRMNSVHFKQEGLINPKLTSVCDLCLERGQRPEDFANIAVQIFAQSMLYTFTGSDASEDRQFLITDKQQRKCYEALIQDYDGNSLAQQQLPRSDFNKAVIASETGKISFVPRKDLTFAENLEKLGLAVNFQLNEVDYIDRERVRAKYHYRCQYCGRRGHSVDHKDPVSLSHNNDFDNLILSCKECNRIKSNMPFKLFMQLNNQISQVNQKLVTYENTLATLKGEFEERRRSLAATMHLKGVVNDPELNEIRRQNKQLQDAIDSLESDYHDLCNLREQHFVTGWKLVQEEGKTNII; this comes from the coding sequence GTGAAATTCCAATGCAGTGCATGCGGCTTACGCATGAATTCCGTTCATTTTAAGCAGGAAGGATTAATAAATCCTAAACTGACTAGTGTTTGTGATCTGTGCCTGGAGCGAGGTCAAAGGCCCGAAGATTTTGCCAATATTGCAGTACAGATTTTTGCGCAAAGTATGCTATATACCTTTACCGGCAGTGATGCTAGCGAAGATAGGCAATTTTTGATTACTGATAAACAACAACGAAAATGTTATGAGGCTCTGATTCAAGACTATGACGGTAATAGTCTAGCACAGCAGCAATTACCGCGATCCGATTTTAATAAGGCGGTAATTGCTAGTGAAACAGGAAAAATAAGTTTTGTGCCGCGCAAAGATTTAACTTTTGCTGAAAACTTAGAAAAATTGGGCTTAGCAGTTAACTTCCAATTAAATGAAGTTGATTATATTGATCGTGAAAGAGTTCGCGCCAAGTATCATTATCGTTGTCAATATTGTGGTCGCCGTGGTCATAGCGTGGATCATAAGGACCCAGTATCGCTATCGCATAATAATGACTTTGATAATTTGATACTGTCGTGTAAAGAGTGCAATCGAATAAAATCCAACATGCCGTTTAAATTATTTATGCAGTTAAATAACCAGATTTCGCAGGTTAATCAAAAGCTAGTAACATATGAGAATACGCTGGCAACCTTAAAAGGTGAGTTTGAGGAAAGAAGACGTTCGCTAGCTGCAACAATGCATCTTAAAGGAGTGGTTAACGATCCTGAATTGAATGAAATACGCAGACAAAACAAGCAGCTTCAGGATGCGATTGATAGCCTGGAAAGTGATTATCACGACTTGTGTAATTTGCGTGAGCAGCATTTTGTTACTGGCTGGAAGTTAGTCCAAGAGGAAGGTAAGACTAATATTATTTAG